A genomic region of Lysinibacillus sp. 2017 contains the following coding sequences:
- a CDS encoding manganese efflux pump, with translation MQEIIAGILMSFDVVALYLISSKVRAKFLLALWTAFLHMLFPFLGFRFGEWASNFLASWTMPLSSLLLFFVGLQLLLSSKNVDVPLIPLPIIAIFASLDTFSVSLSFGMLNLEKSVFIISAGVATFILSYISLLIAQRSELLKSYIFKRVAGLILIVMSILLIKW, from the coding sequence GTGCAAGAAATTATCGCAGGTATTTTAATGTCATTTGATGTTGTTGCCCTCTATTTAATCTCATCAAAAGTACGTGCTAAATTTTTACTAGCACTGTGGACAGCCTTTCTTCACATGCTTTTTCCATTTTTAGGATTCCGATTTGGTGAGTGGGCATCAAACTTTTTAGCAAGTTGGACAATGCCACTTTCTTCTTTATTATTATTTTTTGTTGGATTGCAATTATTATTATCATCTAAAAACGTAGACGTACCCTTAATTCCATTACCAATAATCGCTATATTCGCAAGTTTAGATACCTTTTCAGTTAGCCTTTCTTTTGGTATGCTAAATTTAGAAAAATCTGTTTTTATTATTAGTGCAGGGGTAGCTACATTTATATTATCCTATATTTCACTATTAATCGCACAAAGATCTGAGTTGTTAAAAAGCTATATATTTAAAAGGGTTGCAGGATTAATATTAATTGTAATGAGTATATTGCTAATAAAATGGTAA
- a CDS encoding low molecular weight protein arginine phosphatase yields the protein MAEAILKSKSIKGVEVRSAGIYAYEGSPISEHANAVLNQENIKTNHKSSLFNEQDAEWADLILTMTTAHKAKILYSFEEAHGKTYTLKEFAMPGDAHDIQDPFGGDFFVYKQTFEQLNEAINKLEIKLKMEEEI from the coding sequence ATGGCAGAAGCAATTTTAAAAAGCAAATCTATAAAAGGGGTTGAAGTGCGTTCGGCCGGAATCTATGCCTATGAAGGAAGTCCGATATCTGAACATGCAAATGCTGTACTGAATCAAGAAAATATAAAAACTAATCACAAGTCTTCGTTATTTAACGAGCAAGATGCTGAGTGGGCAGATTTAATATTAACGATGACGACCGCACATAAAGCAAAAATTTTATATTCATTTGAAGAAGCACATGGAAAAACATATACACTAAAGGAATTTGCGATGCCTGGGGATGCTCATGATATTCAAGATCCATTTGGCGGAGATTTCTTTGTGTACAAGCAAACATTTGAACAGTTAAACGAAGCTATTAACAAACTAGAAATTAAATTAAAGATGGAGGAGGAAATCTAG
- a CDS encoding methyl-accepting chemotaxis protein, translated as MKSEKKLFSLRRKLVLFVGILALVTYTCSFVFIEYLRPTFFESTSSSLFQIITYVLGIFWSCALAAVFSLVIVRPLQRLEHSANEVAEGKIGKDVEMPKTNDEIRSVGEAFQAMVENLRKMVDGIEGNYKTTDETIRELSDQSSSVTRNAEQITMNISQISSGAESSAIAIQETAEAIEEVRELASGVNDKAMHSAERSKHLLENLTTTTEAINGVVNSIQKIATNNENALVSIRELEKNAEQIERIIGLVGDIAGQTNLLALNASIEAARAGEHGKGFAVVAEEVRGLADESANAVHGITTLIQTMQQNVSIVVKQMNEQVAFAVNESSRVSETTAAVDSVSVAIHEMTDNVMNISNLVDQQMKNIERTSRQSQEVAAIAQETSASAQEVSAASAEQAYAIKQVEALANNLQQQSAELYKMIQQFDRSN; from the coding sequence ATGAAATCAGAAAAAAAATTATTTAGTTTACGCAGAAAACTGGTTCTGTTCGTTGGGATATTAGCATTAGTAACGTATACATGTAGTTTCGTATTTATTGAATATTTACGTCCTACGTTCTTTGAGTCAACAAGCAGTAGCCTATTTCAAATTATTACATACGTGCTAGGAATTTTTTGGTCATGTGCGCTAGCAGCTGTTTTTAGTTTGGTCATTGTTCGACCGTTACAACGATTAGAACATTCAGCAAATGAAGTGGCAGAAGGTAAAATTGGCAAAGATGTTGAAATGCCCAAAACAAATGATGAAATTCGTTCGGTTGGAGAAGCGTTTCAAGCAATGGTGGAAAATTTACGCAAAATGGTGGATGGAATTGAAGGAAATTACAAAACGACCGATGAAACAATTCGGGAGTTATCGGATCAAAGTTCATCGGTCACAAGAAATGCTGAACAAATTACGATGAATATTTCACAAATCTCATCAGGTGCTGAATCTTCAGCCATCGCCATTCAAGAAACAGCAGAGGCTATCGAGGAAGTGCGTGAGCTAGCATCAGGAGTAAATGATAAGGCTATGCATTCAGCCGAGCGTTCAAAACATCTATTAGAAAATTTAACAACGACAACAGAAGCAATCAATGGTGTCGTAAATAGCATTCAAAAAATCGCTACGAATAATGAAAATGCATTAGTAAGCATTCGCGAGCTCGAAAAAAATGCCGAACAAATAGAGCGTATTATTGGTCTAGTAGGCGATATTGCAGGACAAACGAATTTATTAGCATTAAATGCATCGATCGAAGCTGCACGTGCAGGCGAACATGGGAAAGGTTTTGCCGTTGTAGCAGAAGAAGTGCGGGGCCTTGCCGATGAAAGTGCCAACGCCGTACATGGTATTACAACACTTATTCAAACCATGCAGCAAAACGTGAGCATTGTCGTGAAACAAATGAATGAACAAGTAGCGTTCGCGGTAAATGAGTCATCACGCGTTTCAGAAACGACAGCAGCTGTTGATAGTGTATCGGTTGCAATTCATGAAATGACAGACAACGTAATGAACATTTCAAACTTAGTCGATCAACAAATGAAAAATATTGAGCGTACGTCACGCCAATCCCAAGAAGTTGCGGCAATCGCACAGGAAACGTCAGCAAGTGCTCAAGAAGTAAGCGCCGCATCAGCTGAACAAGCCTATGCAATCAAACAAGTCGAAGCATTGGCTAACAATCTTCAACAACAATCAGCCGAGCTCTATAAAATGATTCAACAATTCGATCGTTCGAATTAA